In one Natronosalvus amylolyticus genomic region, the following are encoded:
- a CDS encoding homoserine dehydrogenase — MRLAILGAGAVGASVADLAGEYGHQVVGLADSSTAAVADAGDEIDVPGALERKAGNEPIGESSLEDVFETDYDVLIEATPTTLGEAEPGFSHCQRALEADRHVVLANKGPVAERYDELRELERASAGSIRFEAAVGGAIPVLSTIEDCTPAAVTAVRGVLNGTANFILTRMAAEGLDYEHVLAEAQDLGVAEADPTFDVDGTDAALKCVILANVLSDGGFSLADADVAGIQDIPPSALELAAEDGETIRLVGEATRDGIRVGPRLVPENGAMAVSGTQNIVQIETRHAGDLYSSGRGAGGPETATAVLSDVGRLP; from the coding sequence ATGCGACTGGCGATTCTCGGAGCCGGTGCCGTCGGCGCGTCAGTGGCCGACCTCGCCGGCGAGTACGGACACCAGGTGGTCGGACTGGCCGACTCGAGCACGGCAGCGGTCGCCGACGCTGGCGATGAAATCGACGTCCCCGGCGCACTCGAGCGCAAAGCGGGCAACGAACCGATCGGTGAGTCGAGCCTGGAGGACGTTTTCGAAACGGACTACGATGTCCTCATCGAGGCCACACCAACCACGCTCGGTGAGGCCGAACCCGGGTTCTCTCACTGCCAGCGGGCTCTCGAGGCCGACAGGCACGTGGTCCTGGCAAACAAGGGTCCGGTTGCCGAACGCTACGACGAGTTGCGCGAACTCGAGCGAGCCAGCGCTGGATCGATCCGCTTCGAGGCCGCCGTCGGCGGTGCAATCCCCGTCCTCTCGACCATCGAAGACTGCACACCAGCGGCAGTCACCGCGGTTCGGGGTGTCCTCAACGGCACGGCGAACTTCATCCTCACGCGAATGGCTGCCGAGGGTCTCGATTACGAACACGTCCTCGCTGAGGCACAGGACCTGGGCGTAGCCGAAGCTGACCCGACGTTCGACGTCGACGGGACCGACGCCGCTCTGAAGTGTGTTATCCTCGCAAACGTACTCAGCGACGGCGGCTTTTCGCTCGCCGACGCCGACGTGGCGGGCATTCAGGACATCCCACCGAGTGCACTCGAGCTAGCGGCCGAAGACGGGGAAACCATCCGTCTCGTGGGCGAAGCGACGCGCGATGGTATCCGTGTCGGACCACGACTCGTGCCCGAAAACGGAGCGATGGCCGTCTCGGGAACACAGAACATCGTTCAGATTGAGACTCGACACGCCGGCGATCTGTACTCGAGCGGCCGTGGCGCGGGTGGCCCGGAGACGGCAACGGCTGTGTTGTCTGACGTGGGCCGACTGCCGTAA
- the tuf gene encoding translation elongation factor EF-1 subunit alpha, whose product MSDKPHQNLAIIGHVDHGKSTLVGRLLFETGSVPEHVIEQHRQEAEEKGKGGFEFAYVMDNLAEERERGVTIDIAHQEFDTDKYYFTIVDCPGHRDFVKNMITGASQADNAVLVVAADDGVAPQTQEHVFLARTLGINELLIGVNKMDVVDYSEDTYKEVVEEVNQLLNQVQFQVSDDSFIPISAFEGDNIAEASDNTPWYDGRTLLESLNDLPETEEPSDAPLRLPIQDVYTISGIGTVPVGRLETGTMNVGDNVSFQPSDVGGEVKTIEMHHEEVPSAGPGDNVGFNVRGIGKDDIRRGDVCGPADDPPSVAETFQAQIIVMQHPSVITAGYTPVFHAHTSQVACTIESIDKKMDPSSGEVAEENPDFIQSGDAAVVTIRPQKPLSIEPASEIPELGSFAIRDMGQTIAAGKVLSVDEK is encoded by the coding sequence ATGAGCGACAAACCACACCAGAACTTGGCCATTATCGGCCACGTCGACCACGGAAAGAGTACGCTGGTCGGACGCCTCCTGTTCGAGACAGGAAGCGTACCGGAGCACGTTATCGAACAGCACCGACAGGAAGCCGAAGAGAAAGGCAAAGGCGGATTCGAGTTCGCCTACGTCATGGACAATCTCGCCGAAGAGCGAGAGCGCGGTGTCACCATCGACATCGCCCACCAGGAGTTCGACACGGACAAATACTACTTCACCATCGTCGACTGTCCTGGTCACCGTGACTTCGTCAAGAACATGATCACGGGCGCATCCCAGGCGGACAACGCCGTCCTCGTCGTCGCCGCAGACGACGGTGTCGCGCCCCAGACCCAGGAGCACGTTTTCCTGGCCCGAACGCTCGGTATCAACGAGCTGCTCATCGGCGTTAACAAGATGGACGTCGTCGACTACTCCGAGGACACCTACAAGGAAGTCGTCGAAGAGGTCAACCAGCTCCTCAACCAGGTCCAGTTCCAGGTTTCGGACGACTCGTTCATCCCGATTTCGGCTTTCGAGGGCGACAACATCGCCGAAGCCTCCGACAACACGCCGTGGTACGACGGCCGTACCCTGCTCGAGTCCCTGAACGACCTGCCAGAGACCGAGGAGCCATCCGACGCGCCCCTCCGTCTCCCCATTCAGGACGTTTACACCATCTCCGGTATCGGTACCGTCCCCGTTGGACGCCTCGAGACCGGAACGATGAACGTCGGCGACAACGTCTCCTTCCAGCCCAGCGACGTGGGCGGCGAAGTGAAGACGATCGAGATGCACCACGAAGAGGTCCCAAGCGCCGGCCCCGGTGACAACGTTGGTTTCAACGTCCGTGGCATCGGCAAAGACGACATCCGCCGCGGTGACGTCTGTGGCCCAGCCGACGACCCACCAAGCGTCGCCGAGACGTTCCAGGCTCAGATCATCGTCATGCAGCACCCATCGGTCATCACCGCTGGCTACACGCCGGTCTTCCACGCTCACACGAGCCAGGTTGCCTGTACGATCGAATCCATCGACAAGAAGATGGACCCCTCGAGCGGCGAAGTCGCCGAGGAGAACCCCGACTTCATCCAGTCGGGTGACGCTGCTGTGGTCACCATCCGCCCACAGAAGCCACTCAGCATCGAGCCAGCAAGCGAGATCCCAGAACTCGGGAGCTTCGCCATCCGTGACATGGGCCAGACCATCGCGGCAGGCAAAGTCCTGAGCGTCGACGAGAAATAA
- the rpsJ gene encoding 30S ribosomal protein S10 — MQQARVRLAGTNPNDLDDICADVREIANNTGVNLSGPIPLPTKTLEVPARKSPDGEGTATWEHWEMRVHKRLIDLDADERALRQLMRIQVPNDVSIEIVLED; from the coding sequence ATGCAGCAGGCACGCGTTCGACTCGCGGGCACCAACCCCAACGATCTGGACGACATCTGTGCGGACGTCCGCGAGATTGCGAACAACACCGGCGTCAACCTCAGCGGTCCGATTCCGCTGCCAACCAAGACGCTCGAGGTGCCAGCGCGAAAATCTCCAGACGGCGAAGGTACCGCCACGTGGGAGCACTGGGAAATGCGCGTCCACAAGCGCCTGATCGATCTGGACGCCGACGAACGCGCACTCCGACAGCTCATGCGTATCCAGGTGCCAAACGACGTGTCGATCGAGATCGTCCTCGAAGACTGA
- a CDS encoding rhomboid family intramembrane serine protease, with the protein MGTDSPSPLLETLGLFAIVFVLQQVAALFSLALMAGLFVLAPPLESNPWTIVTSVYAHGNLGHLLSNSFGLLLFGWPIARATTRGRFHVFFVLTGSLAGISQVLVTGAMASLTGGSGSAVLGASGAVFALMGYLIAGNRVSDGLAARVDVPLWLTLVVFVVLAAAITIATGSPGVALIAHFTGFLLGLLAGRLGVLEPRATARPRQSAV; encoded by the coding sequence ATGGGTACAGATTCGCCCAGCCCGCTGCTCGAGACCCTCGGGCTGTTCGCGATCGTTTTCGTTCTCCAGCAAGTAGCCGCACTGTTCAGCCTGGCACTTATGGCTGGCCTGTTCGTGCTTGCACCCCCCCTCGAGTCCAATCCGTGGACGATCGTGACCAGCGTCTACGCACACGGCAACCTCGGGCATCTGCTTTCGAACAGTTTCGGACTCCTCCTCTTCGGCTGGCCGATCGCACGGGCGACGACTCGAGGCCGATTCCACGTATTTTTCGTACTCACCGGTTCACTGGCCGGCATCTCGCAGGTGCTTGTCACCGGTGCCATGGCCTCGTTGACCGGCGGCTCCGGATCAGCCGTGTTGGGTGCCAGTGGAGCGGTCTTCGCGTTGATGGGGTATCTCATCGCCGGGAACCGTGTTTCTGACGGACTCGCCGCTCGAGTCGACGTGCCGCTCTGGCTCACGCTGGTCGTTTTCGTGGTATTGGCGGCCGCGATTACGATTGCGACAGGTTCCCCTGGGGTTGCCCTGATAGCGCACTTTACCGGCTTCTTGCTCGGGTTGCTTGCCGGACGGCTAGGCGTGCTCGAGCCCAGGGCTACGGCGCGTCCCCGCCAGTCTGCGGTTTGA
- the rqcH gene encoding ribosome rescue protein RqcH, protein MSGEPKTELTSVDLAAFVTEFGTYEGAKVDKAYLYGDDLLRLKMRDFDRGRLELILEVGEKKRAHTLSPERVPDAPGRPPQFAMMLRNRLSGADFVGVEQYEFDRILEFAFDRDDGVTRIIVELFGQGNVAVTDAEYEVIDCLETVRLKSRTVVPGSRYEFPESRLNPLTVTREAFEHQMNDSDTDVVRTLATQLNFGGLYAEELCTRAGVEKTLAIEDADETVYSRLYEAIERLALDIRNGNFEPRVYLEDDENNSESEDEGDESATAGQTETDRVIDVTPFPLEEHVELAGEPYESFLEALEEYFFRLELDADEPDPREQRPDFEAQIAKHQRIIDQQEGAISGFDEQAQAEREKAELLYANYGTVDELLSTVRSAREDGVPWGEIAGRLEEAKESGLDAAKPFVDINGKEGTVTIRLEGEPITLVVDDGVEKNADRLYTEAKRIAEKKEGALAAIEDTREQLEEIKRRRDAWEADGGDDDADGEEDEDEPRDWLAEPSVPVRKNEQWYERFRWFRTSDDYLVIGGRNADQNEELVKKYLERGDRVLHTQAHGGPVTVLKATDPSEASSSDIEIPDSSVEEAAQFAVSYSSVWKDGRYAGDVYMVDSDQVSKTPESGEYLEKGGFAVRGDRRYLDDTPVGVTVGIQCEPYTRVIGGPPSAIEDRAVTTIRVEPGRFAQADAAKRIYRELRQRFADESFVRKIASPDQIAHFLPPGGSRLVEE, encoded by the coding sequence ATGAGTGGCGAGCCCAAAACGGAACTGACGAGCGTCGATCTCGCCGCCTTCGTCACGGAGTTTGGAACCTACGAAGGTGCGAAAGTCGACAAAGCCTATCTGTATGGCGATGACCTGCTGCGACTGAAGATGCGCGATTTCGACCGCGGCCGACTCGAGTTGATCCTCGAAGTCGGCGAGAAAAAGCGGGCACACACGTTGTCACCCGAACGGGTGCCCGACGCACCGGGTCGGCCACCGCAGTTCGCGATGATGTTGCGAAACCGACTGTCCGGCGCGGATTTCGTCGGCGTCGAACAGTACGAGTTCGACCGCATCCTCGAGTTCGCGTTCGATCGTGACGACGGGGTGACGCGGATTATCGTCGAGTTGTTCGGGCAGGGCAACGTCGCGGTGACCGATGCCGAGTACGAGGTCATCGACTGCCTCGAGACGGTTCGGTTGAAATCCAGAACTGTCGTACCGGGGTCGCGATACGAGTTCCCCGAGTCGCGTCTCAACCCGTTGACGGTCACACGGGAGGCGTTCGAGCACCAGATGAACGATTCGGATACGGACGTCGTTCGGACCCTGGCGACCCAGTTGAACTTCGGCGGGTTGTACGCCGAAGAGCTGTGTACGCGAGCCGGCGTGGAGAAAACCCTTGCAATCGAGGACGCGGACGAAACCGTCTACAGTCGTCTGTACGAAGCGATCGAGCGGTTGGCACTCGATATTCGGAACGGGAATTTCGAACCGCGGGTGTACCTCGAGGACGATGAGAATAATTCGGAGTCAGAGGACGAGGGGGACGAAAGCGCCACAGCGGGCCAAACGGAGACGGACCGAGTCATCGACGTCACCCCGTTCCCACTCGAGGAACACGTCGAACTGGCGGGTGAGCCTTACGAGTCGTTCCTCGAAGCGCTCGAGGAGTACTTCTTCCGGCTGGAACTGGACGCCGACGAGCCGGATCCCCGGGAGCAGCGTCCCGATTTTGAAGCACAGATCGCCAAACACCAGCGAATCATCGACCAGCAGGAGGGAGCGATTTCGGGATTCGACGAGCAGGCACAGGCCGAACGTGAGAAGGCCGAGTTGCTGTACGCGAATTATGGCACCGTCGACGAACTCCTGTCGACGGTTCGGTCGGCTCGCGAGGACGGTGTCCCCTGGGGAGAGATTGCCGGTCGACTGGAGGAGGCAAAAGAATCCGGACTCGACGCGGCCAAGCCGTTTGTCGATATCAACGGCAAGGAAGGGACGGTGACGATTCGCCTCGAGGGAGAGCCGATCACGCTGGTCGTCGATGACGGGGTCGAGAAGAACGCTGACCGCCTGTACACCGAAGCGAAACGTATCGCGGAAAAAAAGGAGGGAGCACTCGCGGCGATCGAAGATACACGAGAGCAACTCGAGGAAATCAAACGGCGTCGGGACGCGTGGGAAGCCGATGGTGGCGACGACGATGCCGACGGTGAGGAAGACGAGGACGAACCGCGTGATTGGCTGGCGGAGCCGTCAGTTCCCGTTCGAAAGAACGAGCAGTGGTACGAGCGATTCCGCTGGTTCCGGACGAGCGACGACTATCTCGTCATCGGCGGTCGTAACGCCGATCAGAACGAGGAACTCGTCAAGAAGTACCTCGAACGAGGCGACCGCGTGCTCCACACACAGGCCCACGGTGGTCCGGTCACGGTGCTCAAGGCGACGGACCCGAGCGAAGCGTCCTCGAGCGATATCGAAATTCCCGACTCGAGCGTCGAGGAAGCGGCACAGTTTGCGGTCTCGTATTCGTCCGTCTGGAAGGACGGCCGCTATGCTGGTGACGTCTACATGGTGGACTCCGACCAGGTATCGAAAACGCCCGAAAGCGGCGAGTACCTCGAGAAGGGTGGGTTCGCCGTTCGCGGTGATCGGCGCTATCTCGACGACACCCCGGTCGGCGTCACCGTCGGGATTCAGTGTGAGCCGTATACGCGAGTCATCGGTGGGCCACCGTCAGCTATCGAGGACCGGGCGGTGACGACGATTCGCGTCGAGCCGGGCCGTTTTGCCCAGGCTGACGCCGCAAAACGGATCTATCGGGAGTTACGCCAGCGCTTTGCCGACGAGTCGTTCGTCCGGAAAATCGCCAGCCCCGATCAGATCGCTCACTTCCTGCCGCCGGGTGGGAGCCGTTTGGTCGAGGAGTAA